DNA sequence from the Halococcus salsus genome:
GGATCGCCTACGCCGCCGCCACGGTCCTGCTGTTCGACGCCGTCACCCTCCTCGTCTACCCCGTGGTCGGTCACCTGCTGGGGCTCTCGGACGCCGTCTTCGGGGTCTGGGCGGGGCTCACGATGTTCAGCACCGGGCCGGTGACCGCCGCCGGCTTCGCGTTCTCGCCCGCGGCGGGCCAGTGGGCGCTCCTGGTCAAACTCGCCCGGAACGCGCTGATCGGGCTGGCCGCGGTGGCCTACGCGATCTACTACGCCCGGCAGTCGGGTCGCACCGCCGAGGGCATCGGGCTCGGCCACCTCTGGCGGACGTTTCCGAAGTTCGTCCTCGGCTTCCTCGGCGTGATGGTGCTCGCCAACGTCGGCGTGCTCGGGACGCAAGCACTAGATTCGCTCTCGCACGCCTCCGACTGGCTGTTCCTGTTCGCCTTCGCGGGGCTCGGCCTCACGATCGACGTCGACGAGCTCCGCTCGACCGGCTACGAACCCGTCCTCGTCGTCTTCCTCGGTCTCCTCACGGTGAGCACGACCGCGCTGGTCGTCGTGACCGCGCTGTTCTGACCCGCACGCTTTTCGTCGTGCGCCAACTCGTCCCACCGATGCGGGAGTTCACGTTCGTCATCGAGTACGACGCGGGGACCGACCCCATCATGGACGTCTGTATCGAGCATCCCTCGGTTCTCGCCCACTCGCTCGACGGGTTCGTGACCGGCGACCGGTTCTGGCGGATCGAACGGATCTCGGGGCCCGAACCCGCGCTCGAAGCGATCGAGACCGTCCGGTTCGATGGGACGAGCTGCGGCGAGTCGATCACCGACCACGACTGTGAGGCCGCGCGCTACCACGACGTGCTCGAACGCGACGAGGGTGAACTCGTGCTCTACACCTACCTCGAGGACATCACGCGGTGTGAGTCGATCCACACTCTCGCGGGCAAACACCTCCCCTCGGGGTTGGTCTTCGAGACGCGTCGAGAGGGCTCGCGCCACCACTGGCGGGTGCTGATGCGGTCGGACGCCAACGTCGGGGTGCTCTACGACGAGATCGGCGCGCGGCTCCGGGACGGGCTCACCTTCCGGATGGGCCACCTCCGGGACGCCGACGGCTGGCGGCGGGACGCGTTCGCCACGCTCTCGATGCCCGACGAACAGCGGACCGCGCTCGAAGCCGCCGTCGCGGGCG
Encoded proteins:
- a CDS encoding YeiH family protein, coding for MVRRFLPGLAALAAIGLLARGVSRVVPEANHLIVAIVLGVVVANTYGIPDRAEPGVGTHTLWLETGIVVMGASVALDRVVAAGPRILALVVGTVLATVVVVELLARGLFAIDEETGSLLAAGSGICGVSAVVAIAESIHADETRIAYAAATVLLFDAVTLLVYPVVGHLLGLSDAVFGVWAGLTMFSTGPVTAAGFAFSPAAGQWALLVKLARNALIGLAAVAYAIYYARQSGRTAEGIGLGHLWRTFPKFVLGFLGVMVLANVGVLGTQALDSLSHASDWLFLFAFAGLGLTIDVDELRSTGYEPVLVVFLGLLTVSTTALVVVTALF
- a CDS encoding helix-turn-helix domain-containing protein; its protein translation is MREFTFVIEYDAGTDPIMDVCIEHPSVLAHSLDGFVTGDRFWRIERISGPEPALEAIETVRFDGTSCGESITDHDCEAARYHDVLERDEGELVLYTYLEDITRCESIHTLAGKHLPSGLVFETRREGSRHHWRVLMRSDANVGVLYDEIGARLRDGLTFRMGHLRDADGWRRDAFATLSMPDEQRTALEAAVAGGYYETPRETTLDAIADDLSIPRSTLSYRLRRAEATLARRFVGEGGDRWLR